From the Lathyrus oleraceus cultivar Zhongwan6 chromosome 4, CAAS_Psat_ZW6_1.0, whole genome shotgun sequence genome, one window contains:
- the LOC127074201 gene encoding transcription factor KUA1 has product MTRRCSHCSHNGHNSRTCPNRGVKLFGVRLTDGIRKSASMGNLSHYTGSGSGSLHTGLNNLDSPGETPDHAAVADGYASEDFVPGSSSTSRERKKGTPWTEEEHRMFLLGLQKLGKGDWRGIARNYVISRTPTQVASHAQKYFIRQSNVSRRKRRSSLFDIVQDDAADTSMVPQDFMSANPLQTETEGNNPLPAPPPLDEECESMDSTNSNDGESASIPLLKPDSNAQTASYPVVYPAYYSPFFPFPLPYWSGYSPEPAPKNETHEVVKPTAVHSKAPINVDELVGMSKLSLGETIGDAGPSTLSRKLLEEGPSRQSAFHATPACGTVL; this is encoded by the exons ATGACGCGACGTTGTTCCCATTGCAGCCACAATGGGCACAACTCAAGAACGTGTCCCAACCGTGGCGTTAAGCTTTTCGGAGTTCGATTAACCGATGGGATCCGAAAGAGTGCTAGTATGGGTAATCTTAGTCATTATACTGGTTCCGGGTCTGGATCCCTTCATACCGGGTTAAATAATCTCGATTCACCCGGTGAAACACCTGATCACGCCGCCGTTGCTGACGGCTACGCCTCTGAGGATTTTGTTCCTGGCTCTTCTTCTACTTCCCGTGAAAGAAAAAAGG GTACTCCCTGGACTGAGGAGGAGCATAGAATGTTCTTACTTGGATTGCAGAAGCTGGGCAAAGGTGACTGGCGTGGAATTGCTAGGAACTATGTTATATCAAGGACACCTACTCAAGTGGCCAGTCATGCTCAGAAATATTTCATCAGGCAAAGCAACGTGTCTAGGAGGAAAAGACGGTCCAGCTTATTCGATATTGTTCAAGATGAT GCTGCTGACACTTCAATGGTACCACAAGACTTCATGTCAGCTAATCCGCTACAGACTGAAACAGAAGGCAATAACCCTTTGCCTGCTCCTCCCCCACTCGATGAAGAATGCGAATCCATGGATTCCACAAACTCAAATGACGGAGAGTCTGCCTCTATCCCATTATTAAAGCCTGATAGCAATGCACAAACAGCGTCATATCCGGTAGTATATCCGGCCTATTATTCTCCATTCTTTCCATTTCCTCTTCCCTATTGGTCTGGATACAGTCCGGAGCCCGCTCCTAAGAACGAGACACATGAAGTGGTGAAGCCAACCGCAGTACATTCCAAGGCCCCGATCAATGTCGATGAACTGGTTGGCATGTCAAAACTGAGTTTAGGAGAGACTATTGGTGATGCCGGCCCCTCGACTCTGTCTCGTAAACTACTCGAAGAAGGACCTTCTAGACAGTCGGCTTTTCATGCAACACCAGCTTGTGGAACTGTTCTGTGA